In a single window of the Candidatus Peregrinibacteria bacterium genome:
- a CDS encoding phosphoribosylformylglycinamidine cyclo-ligase — protein MTKKIDYKGSGVHYDLLDPFKIAAQKAAAQTDGNIDYLHLKELPESRGESAFLVEMNGVYIAHVEETLGTKNLIADAMYKITGKSYYDTIAVDTVGAIINDLITTGALPISLAMHLAVGDSHWFEDTQRQNDLIAGWKKGCNLSSAVWAGGETPTLQGIIEENTVLLSGSATGIIQNKDHLIRSSNLQDGDRIILLESSGIHANGASLCRKIASETSEGYETRLSDGRMFGEAVLDETIIYVPVLKDCVASNIHLHYMSHITGHGLRKIMRATQPFAYIIENIFEPLPVFDFIQKKSSLDDTEMYGTFNMGVGFAMYISPNDVEKVLAICSKNGIRAINAGYVQSKKDSKSLSILPKRIEYAGESLAVR, from the coding sequence ATGACAAAAAAGATTGATTACAAAGGAAGTGGTGTTCATTACGATTTGCTGGATCCATTTAAAATAGCGGCTCAAAAAGCTGCTGCTCAAACAGATGGCAATATTGATTATCTCCACTTGAAGGAACTTCCCGAAAGTCGTGGAGAGAGCGCTTTTTTAGTGGAAATGAATGGAGTATATATAGCTCATGTGGAAGAAACTCTGGGAACAAAAAATCTGATCGCAGACGCCATGTATAAAATAACAGGGAAATCTTATTATGATACCATCGCCGTTGATACAGTAGGTGCGATCATTAACGATTTGATAACTACGGGCGCACTGCCTATTTCTCTCGCAATGCACCTTGCTGTCGGCGATTCGCATTGGTTTGAGGATACCCAAAGACAAAATGATCTCATAGCAGGGTGGAAAAAAGGCTGCAATCTTTCTTCGGCAGTTTGGGCTGGAGGAGAAACTCCGACACTCCAAGGAATTATTGAGGAGAATACCGTTTTACTTTCGGGTTCTGCTACCGGGATTATTCAGAACAAAGACCATCTCATTCGCTCTTCAAACTTACAGGATGGAGACAGAATCATTCTCTTAGAAAGTTCGGGTATACATGCAAATGGTGCGAGTTTGTGCCGTAAAATTGCTTCCGAAACATCAGAAGGGTATGAAACACGGCTTTCTGATGGTCGAATGTTTGGCGAGGCCGTTTTAGATGAAACCATTATTTATGTGCCAGTTTTGAAAGATTGTGTGGCAAGTAATATTCATCTCCATTACATGTCGCATATTACCGGTCATGGTCTCAGAAAAATCATGAGAGCTACTCAGCCATTTGCGTATATTATTGAAAATATTTTTGAGCCATTGCCGGTGTTTGATTTTATCCAAAAAAAATCAAGTCTGGATGATACAGAAATGTATGGCACTTTTAATATGGGTGTTGGATTTGCCATGTACATCTCCCCGAATGATGTCGAAAAGGTTTTAGCAATTTGTTCCAAAAATGGCATCAGAGCAATCAATGCCGGATACGTACAATCAAAAAAAGACTCCAAAAGTCTTTCCATTCTGCCAAAAAGAATTGAATATGCTGGGGAATCTTTGGCAGTGCGCTAA
- a CDS encoding type II toxin-antitoxin system RelB/DinJ family antitoxin, which yields MRLIQIRIPDVDKEAVEKILEFLGIDLPTAIRMYLKKIIRSKSIPFSLRADEDHFTEAEIEEILRREKEADQGKNISPEFSSAKEAIQYLDNDICLKEKLSTTKNSRKASPDSVRRRK from the coding sequence ATGAGACTCATTCAAATTCGTATTCCAGATGTTGATAAAGAGGCTGTTGAAAAAATTCTCGAATTTTTGGGGATTGATTTGCCAACCGCAATTCGCATGTATCTGAAAAAAATTATACGATCAAAGAGTATTCCATTTTCACTTCGTGCTGATGAAGATCATTTTACTGAGGCTGAAATTGAAGAAATTTTAAGACGAGAAAAAGAAGCAGACCAAGGAAAAAATATCAGTCCAGAATTCTCATCTGCAAAGGAGGCGATACAGTATCTTGATAACGATATATGCTTGAAAGAAAAGTTATCTACCACAAAGAATTCAAGAAAAGCTTCTCCAGACTCAGTGAGAAGGAGAAAGTAA